Genomic segment of Candidatus Eisenbacteria bacterium:
CCACCAGGATCTCGTCGCGCTGCATGGATTCGAGCGTCGTGTCCCACAGCACGATCCGCTGCGAGCCGCCGAAGCCGCTCACGTAGGCGTTGAGCTTCTTCGTGCGCCGGCTCATGTCCACCTGGAAGACGTGCTTCGCCGGGATGCCCGCGCGCGCGCCGAGCGCCAGGATGTCGCCGCGCAGGCCGGCGTCGCGCAGCGGCTCGAAACGGTTGAAGAGCGGATCGAAGACCAGCGGCTGCAGGATCACGGCCGCGAGCGCGATGGGCGCGGTGCCCGCGGCCAGGCGCCACCACCAGCCGCGCGGATGCCGGCGCACGACGCGCCAGGCGGCGTAGAGGATCGGGATCACGCCGAGGGCGACGAGGTTGAAGACCAGCGCCTTGAGCGTGTCGAGCAGCCAGCCCGGCAGCGTCTGCGTCGAGAGGCCGTACTGGTGTTCGAGCGCGAACTCCGAGTACCAGGCGAACGGCAGGCCGAGCAGCGTGGTCGCGGTCAGCAGCAGCGCGAAGTAGACCAGCACCCGCACGTACAGCCGGTGGCCGAGCGCGTGCGCGATGTCGCGGAAGCGCGCCGAGATTCCAGTGAAGAGCAGCACCAGCAGCACCAGCGCGCCGAGGATCGGGCCCGCGAAAGCCGTGACCACGCGCGTGTTCTGGTAGGCGCGATTGACCGGCGTGTAGGACGCGCGCGCTTCCGCCAGGTAATCGCGGGGCGGCGCGGGCGCGGACTCGGCGGTCCCGCCCGCCGTCATCGCCGCCGGGCCGGCCGGCCGCAGCGAGTCGGCGCTCACCGAGTCGGCGCGGATCATGACCGCGCCGGCCGTGCGAATCCCCGGCGCGCCGGCCAGCGCGAGCGCCGCGGCCGCGAGCAGCGCGGCGGCGGGGACGGCGATACGGCGCGGCGACGGCAGGGCGACCTCCTTAGGAATGGCGGGCGAAGCGGTGGGGCGTCGGCGGCGCGACCATAGCCGCACCGCCGCCCGCCGTCATGCGCTCATCGGCCGAGCGCCACCACCCGGCGCACGCGCGTGGCGCCGCCCGCGCCGAAGCGCGCCAGGTAGAGCCCCGCCGGCACCGGCGCGCCGGCGTCGTCGCGCAGGTCCCACGCGAACTCGTGCGCTCCGGCGGCGAACTCGCCGCCGGCGAGCCGGCGCACCCTGCGGCCGGCCGCATCGAAGATCTCGAGTCGCACCTCGGCGGCCGCGGGCAGCACGGCGGCGAAGCGCGTCACGTCGCGCGCCGGGTTGGGCGCCGCCGGGGCGAACCCCGATTCGGCCCGCGCGCCCTCCACCCCCGCCACCTGCGCGCTCGGCGCGTCGAAGGTGACCGCGACGGGCGGCAGCGTGCAGAGCAGGTCGGCGCCCGAGGGCGTGTCGGTGGCGATGTCGTAGACCCGCAGCGCCGGAGAGCCGAAGCTGTTGCGGCAGACCCACAGCTCGCCGCGGTCGTTGCGTTCGGCGTCCGACAGGCTGTAACCGCCCGGCGACCACAGCGCGCCGAGCGTCGTGCCGTCCGCCGCGCGCCAGCGGACGAGCGCGGTGTTGCCCGCCAGATCGGCGACGATCGCGTACGACTTCTGCGCGTCGTTCCAGACGACGTCGCTCACGTCGCCGCCCAGCTCGGCCTCGGTGATGGCGACGCCGCCGCTCGCAAGATGGACGGGATCGAGCCACTCGATGCCGCCGTCGAGCGCGCCGTAGTGTCCGGCGCAGCCGATCAGCAGACGGCTCGAGGCGGCGTCGAACTGGAACGTCGTCGCGGGGTTGGTGAGCTGCAACCGGATGGCCTGCGTTCCCGGCCGCGCCGGGTCGCAGTCCACGAGCGTGTCGGCGCGCGTGTCCACGACCGCGACCAGCGCGGTGTCGGTGGGCACGAAGCCGCCGGGTCGGTTCACGCGCTGCAGCGAGATGAAGAGCAGCGGCCCGACCATCACCATGCGGTCCATCTCGGGAACGCCGTCGGCGTCCGCGAACGCGGCCAGCGAGATCGTGCCGGTGTGCGCGCCGCTCTGCGGGTTCACGATCCACAGATCGGCGGACTCGAAGCGGGTGACGTACGCGCGGGTCGCCGAGGCGAAGGCGATGTCGTGCGGGTTCGAGCCGTTGCCGACCGAGAACTGCGGCCCGGTCGCGTAGCTCACGGGGTCCACGACCTGCACGTTGTCGCCACCGAAGCGGTTGACCACGTACAGGCGGCCCGCGTGGTAGCGCAGGCTCGCGTCCGAACCCGGGCCGGCGACGTCGCAGTGGTTCGTGCGCGGCGCCAGGTCCACCGCCGACAGGCTTCCGGTCGTCCAGTCCGTGCCGAAGACGAACGCCTTCGACGACGCGGCGAACGAAGGAGACGCCGCGGCCGCCACGAGAAGCAGCGCGAGGATGCGGGCGGCCGCGGCCGGGGGAAGAGCGAGGTGCGAGAGCATGCGGGTCTCCTTCGAAATCACGGGTGGGAAGGCTCCGGCCCCAGGCGTGCGTCGCAGGCGACGAACACGCTGCGGCCGGGAAGCGGATAGCCGCCGACGTCCTCGGCGTGCCGGTCGCCGAGGTTCTTGCCCTCGAGCGTCACGCGCACGCGCCCGAAGCCGCGCGAGAGCGACGCGCCGACGAGCGTGCGGCCGGGAGTGCGGCGGAAGTTGATCGGATCGAGAAAGCTGTCGCCCTCGTCCAGCACGTCGAGGGCCGCGGTCCACGGGCCGTGCCGCGCGTCGAGCCGCGCGTACGTCTCGTGCTCCGGCCGCTGCGGAATGCGCCGGCCGTGGTAGAGCGAGGCCGGGTCGGTCTGCAGCGCAGAGGTGCGGGTGCGCGCCCCCGAGAACGCCAGCGTGCGCCAGGCGGCCCGCCAGGCCAGCTCGTCGCCGCGGATCTCCGCCGCTCCGAGGTTGCCCGGGCGCGCGCTGCGCTGCGAAGCGGGCAGGAAGACGATGAGCTGGCGCAGGTGCGAGGCGAACACCGTCCATTCGAGCGAGGCCTCGAGCGCCCCGGCGCGGCCGCGCCAGGCGCCGCCCCCGTCCCAGCTCTCGCCGCGCTCGGGCACGAGCTTCGGATTGCCGAGCACGTCGCCCTGATTGCCGAACAGCTCGAGGAACTCCGGCGCGCGCGAACTCTTCGTCCAGTTGGCGCGCGCCTCGAAGCCGCGGCTCAGGCGCAGGCGCGCCCCGGCCTGCGGCGAGTTCAGCACGCGCGATTGATCGAGCGCGTAGGGCTGGCCGGCGACGAGCGTCGCGCGCAGCCGGTCGTGCTGGCGGTCCCAGCGGCGCGCGGCGTGCACGAGCAGCACGTCGTCGGCCAGGTGCAGCTCGAATCCCGCGTGCGCGCTCGAGGTCTCGCGGCGGCTGGGCGGCGGAGTCGGCAGGCCGAGCGTGGGCGGCGAGGGCCGCGCGTCCTCGCGCCGCGCGGCGAGCCCCGCGCTGGCGGTCAGCCAGCGCCAGCCGGCCGGAGAGGCCACCTCCGCACCGAGGCCGCGATCGAGGAACCCGTCGTCGATGTCCTGCACGCCCAGCCCCAGTTCGCCCTCGCGGTCGCGAAAGCGCGAGCGCTCGCGCTGGGCGTGGGCGCGCAGCGTGACGCCGGGCCGCGCCTTCGCGGGCGCGAGGGCCGCATCGAGCGCGCCGAGGTCGCGCGCGAAGGTGAGGCGCGGGTTCGGCGCCTGGTTCGCGCCGCGGCCCGGCACGCCCTGCGCCTTGCGGAACAGCTCGCCGCGCGCGGTGAAGCTCAGGTCCTCGCGCGGCGACCAGACGACGCGACCCAGGGCGGTGCCGGCGTCGTAGCGCGAGTTCCGTCGCGTCGTCCACTCGTCGTCGGCGGTGTTGTAGCGCGTGTCGTTGTCGTCGAAGAAGCGGAAGTCGCCACCGGAGCCCTGCCAGCCCGCGTGCGCGAGCCAGGCGAACGCTCCGCGGTGGTCTCCCCAAGTCGCGCGCGTCTCGGCCGTGCCGAAGGAGCCGTACGCCGCGCGCGCGTTTGCGAGATGCGGGGCTCCGGCGGTCACCAGGTTCACCGCACCGCCCGGGGTGGCTGAGCCGAAGCCGAGCGGCGCGAGCCCGCGATAGACCTCGACGCGCTCGACCGCGGTGACGGGCAGGTCGGCGAGGTTCACGACGCCGTGCGCCGCCGAGGTCAGCGGCACGCCGTCGAGGAAGACCGACACCTGCCCCGCCGGCGCGCCGCGAAGCGAGAGCGTGCTGAACGAGCCGAGGCCCCCGTACTGCGTCACGCGCACGCCGGCCGCGGCCGACAGCACCTCCGAGAGCGACTCGATCGCGCGGTTCGACGCTCCCGCGGGCAGGTCGGTGACGCTGGCGGTGGGCAGGCGGCGTCGCGCGTCGAGCCGCGCGCGCTCGCGGCGGACCTCGATCGCCGGCAGCGTCGCGACCGGCCGCGGCAGCGAGTCGGTCGCGACGGGCGACGCGATCGCGCCCGGCGCCGCGGCCGGGGCCGCGGCCCCGTCGGGCGGGCCGCTCAGTGCGGTGATGAGAAGCAGCTCGATCACGGCGTCCTTCGCGCTCGAATCGAAAAGCCCCGCCGTCGCGGTGGTCGGTCGCGAGGGCGGGGCGGCGCGGAAGTCCGCGGCTGCCGCGCGCCTTCAACCGAGGCGACGGGCCTGTGGCTTCCGGGCAGGTTTCCTGACTTGGGCGCCGCAGCGGTTTCGCCGCGGCTCGCGCGCCTTCCCCGCGGCAGGGCCGCGAGTGGCGTTGCTGCGCGATGCGCCCATCACAGTGGCGGGACCGTGCGGGATTCTCACCCGCTTCCCTGTTACCCCACGCGATGCGGGCACCCGGAAGATGTCGGCGCGCACCATGCACGCGAACCGCGCGCTTCGTCAACCGGGATCGCGCGCGGCCGGTTCGGGCGCACGTCCGCGCCGCGCCGCGCGCGCCGCGCCGACGGCCGCGCGGGTCAGGAGGACTTCGCCGCCTCGGCCAGATCGCGCGCCCGCGCGAACACCGCGTGCCACATCGCTCGCGTCAGCTTGCCGGTGTTGGTGTTCTGGCGGCTGGGGTGAAAGCTCGAGAGCAGCACGCGCCCGTCGGGCAGCCGTGCCTCGGCGCCGTGCGCGAAGGCGGGGCGCTCGCGGGGAGCGAGCTTCGCCCACCAGCCGCTCGCGCGCAGGAAGGCCTCGTGGCCGATGCGGCCGAGCGCGACGACGACGCGCAGGCGTTCGAGCAGCCGGAGTTCGGCGGCGAGGTGGTCGCGGCAGTTCGCGAGTTCCCCGGGCAGCGGCTTGTTGCCGGGCGGCGCGCAGCGGGCGGCCGCGCCGATCCAGCAGTCGCGCAGCCGCAGGCCGTCGTCGCGCGAGACGCTCGTCGGCTGGTTCGCGAAGCCGTGGCGGTGAAGCGCTTCGAACAGCCAGTCGCCGCTCGAATCGCCGGTGAACATGCGGCCGGTGCGATTGGCGCCGTGCGCCGCCGGCGCGAGACCGACCAGCATCACGCGGGCGCGCGGGTCGCCGAAACCCGGCACCGGGCGGCCCCAGTAGTCCTCGTCGCGGTGGGCGCGCTTCCGGACGCGCGCGACCATCGCGCAGTACTCGCGCAGGCGCGGGCAGCGCTCGCACACGACGATCGCCCGGCCGAGCGCCTCGAGCGTGGGCCAGCGGCCCGGGGCCTGGCGCGCCGTCGCGCGTTTCACGGGCCCCCCAGCCAGGTCACCCGGCGCACGAGCACGCCGCGCGAGTCCTCGGCGCGCGCGAAGTAGATTCCGGGCGCCGCGCGCCCGCCGCGCTCGCGCTCGCCGCTCCAGCGCAGCGTGGCCTCACCGCCCTCCACGGCGCGCGACCAGACGCGCCGTCCGGCGACGTCGAGCAGCTCGAGCCTCGCCGGTCCGCTCACGCCCGCGAGCGTGAAGGTCACGCCGTCCCGCGCCGGGTTGGGCGCGATCGCCAGTCGCAGTCCGCCGCGCCCCGAGCGCAGCGAATCGAGCGCGCCCGAGAAGCGCAGCAGCGCGAAATCGCCGGCGGCGAGATCCAGCGTCACGCGCCGGTCCGCTCCGACGGCGAGCGGCTCCCAGTCGCCGGCGTCCCGCCAGCGCCACGCGCGCCGGCCCGCGGAGGCGAGCACCAGAGCGACCGTGCGCGCGGCGCTCGAATCGGCGCTGGCGACGAACAGCCACGGCGCGCCCGAGGAGTCGGCGAACGTGCCGAGCGCCGCCCGGCCCTCCACCGACGCGAGCAGCGAGTCGGGCGAAAACGCGGTGCCCCCTGCGGGCACGGAGCCGGCGTGCTCGGTCGAGAGCCACTGCACGCCCGCGAGCGCCTCACCCAGCGGGAGCAGCCGCGCGTTCAGCGTCCGCACGGCGTCGTAGAGCGCGGTGCGCCCGCCCTCCCAGGTGATCATCGCCGGCCGCCAGTTCCACTGCGGATCCGGCGGCGGCGTCCAGTAGGTGAAGATGCCGATGCCGCGCGCGCCGTAGGCGAGCCAGTGCGCCACCTGCCAGCGCAGCAGCGGCGGCGTCGCCTCGCGGAACGGGCCGTGCCCGACGAGCTGGACGATGCCCCAGAACGGCAGGCCGCTCTCGCGCGCGACCGCCGCGAGGCCGGCGACGTTTTCGACGAACTCCCCGCGGTCGCCCGATTCGAGGAAGTCGTAGTGGTCGTTGCAGAGCACCGCCGGGTGCACCTCGCGCACGTAGGCGCGCGTGTAGTCGAGCCACGCTTCGCGGCTCGCGAACACCTGCCGCCCCCGCAGGTTGTTCCACGACAGGTGCCCGGGGTCGCGCTCGCGCAGCAGCGCGAAGTACCAGGCCTTCTCGGCGAAGTCCTCGCGCCCCGGCTCGTCGCCCAGGTAGTAGCCGAGGAACGCGGGGTCGTCGCGATAGCGCGCCGCGACCGAGTCCGCCCAGGCGAGCCCCGTGCTGTCGCCCGGCGGGACCCGCGCGAGGTCCATGTCGAGGAGCAGATTCCGAACGCCCAGCGGGCGCGTCCAGGCGAGCCGGTCGCGGTTGTCGGCGACGGTTCCGGAGTCCTGCCACGCGAGCACGGTGACGTTGAAGCCGGCCCGTGCCAGCTCGGCGTACCGCTCCGCCGAAGCCTGCGCGCGCGGCGGGCTGACCCAGCCGAAGAGCGCGAAGCGTGGCACGGCGGGGCCCGCGGCGCCCGTCGCGGCGGCGCGCGGGGCGGCGATCCTTCCGGGCGCCGCGAGCCGGTCGCCCGCGCCCGTCGCGGCGAGCAGCAGCGCCGCGAGCAGGCCGATGTCCATTCGTTGCATGTGGGTCACGTCGGACTTGACCGGGTCTTGAAAGGCCCGGGGCGATACTCTAGCTTCCCCCGGTGCTCGACCGATTGCGGGGCCTTCTCATCGGAGGCCGAAAGAACCTCTTCGACCCACGCATCCACCACCAGCTCGCGCTGATCGCGTTCTTCGCGTGGGTGGGACTGGGTTCGGACGGGCTTTCGTCCTCGTCCTACGGCCCCGAAGAGGCGTTCCTCGCCCTCGGGCAGCACACCCACCTCGCACTCTACCTGACCGTGGCCACGGTGTTCACGGTCTTCCTGATCGCCGCGTCGTACACCCAGATCATCGAGCTGTTCCCGAGCGGCGGCGGCGGTTACCTGGTCGCGACCAAGCTGCTCGGCAGCGCGCCCGGCGTGGTCTCGGGCGCCGCGCTGGTCGTGGACTACGTGCTCACGATCTCGATCTCGGTGGCCTCGGGCTGCGACGCCATCTTCTCGTTCCTGCCGCACGGCTGGATGGCGCTGAAGCTGCCCATCGAGCTGCTGCTGGTCGCGGGACTCACCGGGCTGAACCTGCGCGGGATCAAGGAATCGGTGTCGGTGCTGATGCCGATCTTCGTCGCCTTCGTCCTCTCGCACTTCTTCATGATCGTCTACGGCGTGGCGACGCACCTGCCGCAGGTGCACACGCTGGTCGGCGACACGGTCGCCGACACCCGCAGCGCGGTGAACGAGCTGGGCTGGGTCACGGTCGTGCTGCTGTTCCTGAAGGCGTTCTCGCTCGGCGGCGGCACGTTCACGGGCATCGAGGCGGTCAGCAACAGCACCGCCATGCTGCGCGAACCCCGGGTCGAGACCGGCAAGCGGACCATGGCCTACATGGCGTTCTCGCTGTCGTTCACCGCCGGCGGCATCCTGCTCTGCTACCTGCTGTTCGGCATCGAGCACCAGACGGGCAAGACGCTCAACGCCGTTCTGTGGGAGTCCATGACGCGAAGCTGGAACGCGGACGGCTGGGACTTCGGCCGGTGGATCGTGGTCTTCACACTGCTCTCCGAGGGGGCGCTGCTGTTCGTCGCCGCCCAGACCGGCTTCATCGCCGGGCCCGCCACGCTGGCGGCGATGGCGGTGGACAACTGGGTGCCCAAGCGCTTCGCGCACCTCTCGGAGCGGCTCGTCACCCAGAACGGCATCGTGACGATGGGACTCGCGGCGGTCGCGACGCTGCTCTACACACAGGGCTCGGTGAAGATCCTCGTCGTCATGTACTCGATCAACGTGTTCCTCACCTTCACGCTGTCGCAGATGGGCATGGTGCGGCACTGGTGGAACCTGCGGGCGACGCTGCCCCACTGGCGGCGCGCGATCTCGCTCGCGACGCTCGGCACGCTCGTCACGGGCGCCATCCTGGTCGTCACCTCGATCGTCAAGTTCAAGCACGGCGGCTGGGTCACGCTGGTCGTGACCGGCACGTTCGTCGCGCTCTGCATGCTGGTCCGGCGCCATTACCATCAGGTGCGCGGCGTGCTCAAGAGCCTCGACGAGGTGCTCACCG
This window contains:
- a CDS encoding T9SS type A sorting domain-containing protein is translated as MQRMDIGLLAALLLAATGAGDRLAAPGRIAAPRAAATGAAGPAVPRFALFGWVSPPRAQASAERYAELARAGFNVTVLAWQDSGTVADNRDRLAWTRPLGVRNLLLDMDLARVPPGDSTGLAWADSVAARYRDDPAFLGYYLGDEPGREDFAEKAWYFALLRERDPGHLSWNNLRGRQVFASREAWLDYTRAYVREVHPAVLCNDHYDFLESGDRGEFVENVAGLAAVARESGLPFWGIVQLVGHGPFREATPPLLRWQVAHWLAYGARGIGIFTYWTPPPDPQWNWRPAMITWEGGRTALYDAVRTLNARLLPLGEALAGVQWLSTEHAGSVPAGGTAFSPDSLLASVEGRAALGTFADSSGAPWLFVASADSSAARTVALVLASAGRRAWRWRDAGDWEPLAVGADRRVTLDLAAGDFALLRFSGALDSLRSGRGGLRLAIAPNPARDGVTFTLAGVSGPARLELLDVAGRRVWSRAVEGGEATLRWSGERERGGRAAPGIYFARAEDSRGVLVRRVTWLGGP
- a CDS encoding uracil-DNA glycosylase is translated as MVARVRKRAHRDEDYWGRPVPGFGDPRARVMLVGLAPAAHGANRTGRMFTGDSSGDWLFEALHRHGFANQPTSVSRDDGLRLRDCWIGAAARCAPPGNKPLPGELANCRDHLAAELRLLERLRVVVALGRIGHEAFLRASGWWAKLAPRERPAFAHGAEARLPDGRVLLSSFHPSRQNTNTGKLTRAMWHAVFARARDLAEAAKSS
- a CDS encoding APC family permease, which codes for MLDRLRGLLIGGRKNLFDPRIHHQLALIAFFAWVGLGSDGLSSSSYGPEEAFLALGQHTHLALYLTVATVFTVFLIAASYTQIIELFPSGGGGYLVATKLLGSAPGVVSGAALVVDYVLTISISVASGCDAIFSFLPHGWMALKLPIELLLVAGLTGLNLRGIKESVSVLMPIFVAFVLSHFFMIVYGVATHLPQVHTLVGDTVADTRSAVNELGWVTVVLLFLKAFSLGGGTFTGIEAVSNSTAMLREPRVETGKRTMAYMAFSLSFTAGGILLCYLLFGIEHQTGKTLNAVLWESMTRSWNADGWDFGRWIVVFTLLSEGALLFVAAQTGFIAGPATLAAMAVDNWVPKRFAHLSERLVTQNGIVTMGLAAVATLLYTQGSVKILVVMYSINVFLTFTLSQMGMVRHWWNLRATLPHWRRAISLATLGTLVTGAILVVTSIVKFKHGGWVTLVVTGTFVALCMLVRRHYHQVRGVLKSLDEVLTDLPLPEREVAPELAPDGPTAVVLVEAYAGLGIHTLLSVQRMFPRHFKNLVFVSVGLVDSGQFKGTESVAALEEKVRGDLEKYVELGMRMGYYSEYRFTLGTDLIEELEHICLDLQKEFRRSMVFAGQLVFQRETVFTRTLHHETAFSIQRRLQFAGIQVIILPIRVWEQKRSA
- a CDS encoding TonB-dependent receptor; this translates as MIELLLITALSGPPDGAAAPAAAPGAIASPVATDSLPRPVATLPAIEVRRERARLDARRRLPTASVTDLPAGASNRAIESLSEVLSAAAGVRVTQYGGLGSFSTLSLRGAPAGQVSVFLDGVPLTSAAHGVVNLADLPVTAVERVEVYRGLAPLGFGSATPGGAVNLVTAGAPHLANARAAYGSFGTAETRATWGDHRGAFAWLAHAGWQGSGGDFRFFDDNDTRYNTADDEWTTRRNSRYDAGTALGRVVWSPREDLSFTARGELFRKAQGVPGRGANQAPNPRLTFARDLGALDAALAPAKARPGVTLRAHAQRERSRFRDREGELGLGVQDIDDGFLDRGLGAEVASPAGWRWLTASAGLAARREDARPSPPTLGLPTPPPSRRETSSAHAGFELHLADDVLLVHAARRWDRQHDRLRATLVAGQPYALDQSRVLNSPQAGARLRLSRGFEARANWTKSSRAPEFLELFGNQGDVLGNPKLVPERGESWDGGGAWRGRAGALEASLEWTVFASHLRQLIVFLPASQRSARPGNLGAAEIRGDELAWRAAWRTLAFSGARTRTSALQTDPASLYHGRRIPQRPEHETYARLDARHGPWTAALDVLDEGDSFLDPINFRRTPGRTLVGASLSRGFGRVRVTLEGKNLGDRHAEDVGGYPLPGRSVFVACDARLGPEPSHP
- a CDS encoding M48 family metallopeptidase; translation: MRLWSRRRRPTASPAIPKEVALPSPRRIAVPAAALLAAAALALAGAPGIRTAGAVMIRADSVSADSLRPAGPAAMTAGGTAESAPAPPRDYLAEARASYTPVNRAYQNTRVVTAFAGPILGALVLLVLLFTGISARFRDIAHALGHRLYVRVLVYFALLLTATTLLGLPFAWYSEFALEHQYGLSTQTLPGWLLDTLKALVFNLVALGVIPILYAAWRVVRRHPRGWWWRLAAGTAPIALAAVILQPLVFDPLFNRFEPLRDAGLRGDILALGARAGIPAKHVFQVDMSRRTKKLNAYVSGFGGSQRIVLWDTTLESMQRDEILVVMGHEMGHYVLRHIWKSILVIAIGAFAVFWLAERLTAWMLAAWGRRWEAEGPGDLAALPALWLSLSLVMALATPGLNALSRGVELESDVYALEITHDNDAAARAFLKLAQDNRSNPEPSEWVKLLLYSHPPLADRIRFALSYRPWEKGEPNRFFHGR